In Arthrobacter sp. SLBN-112, a genomic segment contains:
- a CDS encoding DUF1697 domain-containing protein: MGSYAVFLRGINVGGINIKMADLRDALKDSGFADATTLLASGNVVLSSSLGAAGVKRECEKCLRKAFGYEAWVVVVPAGRVAELVDACPYPEDDKSTHTYITFSSDTAVLDELEAAAAAIDGQDQKRLGPEALAWLAPAGGTLDSPFSKISSKTRFKAATTTRNLRTLIKVREAAAALAAAS; this comes from the coding sequence ATGGGCAGCTACGCAGTCTTCCTCCGGGGAATCAATGTTGGCGGAATCAATATCAAGATGGCGGACCTCCGGGACGCACTGAAAGACTCGGGCTTCGCGGATGCCACGACGTTGCTGGCAAGCGGGAACGTCGTCCTCTCCAGCAGCCTGGGCGCAGCCGGCGTCAAACGCGAGTGCGAAAAATGCCTCCGAAAAGCGTTCGGCTATGAGGCGTGGGTCGTCGTCGTGCCGGCCGGTCGGGTGGCGGAACTGGTGGACGCCTGCCCCTATCCGGAGGACGACAAGTCCACCCACACCTACATCACCTTCTCGTCCGATACCGCAGTCCTGGACGAACTGGAAGCGGCCGCCGCAGCGATTGACGGCCAGGACCAGAAGCGCCTGGGACCGGAAGCGCTGGCGTGGCTGGCCCCGGCGGGCGGCACCCTGGACAGTCCCTTTAGCAAGATCAGCTCGAAGACCAGGTTCAAGGCCGCCACCACCACGCGCAACCTGCGCACGCTGATCAAGGTCCGGGAGGCAGCTGCCGCCCTGGCGGCGGCCTCCTAG
- a CDS encoding D-alanine--D-alanine ligase family protein, whose translation MSQDTPMTGETAGSRKPRVAVLFGGRSSEHAVSCVTAAGVLGAINRDKYEVIPIGIAKTGQWVLAPADTAQWSLAASSLPEVSPSSQTVTLAEIGGEHQLIVASPNAVPQELGAVDVVFPLLHGPFGEDGTIQGLLELSDTRYVGAGVLASAVGMDKHYMKVVFEAAGLRVGPYVAVSDRQWRKDPESVRKQVDRLGFPVFVKPARAGSSMGISKVDSLDDLDAAIEEARRHDLKLVIEAGIVGREIECAVLEGRGTDAPRTSMPGEISVSGGTHEFYDFNAKYVEDDAAALSCPADIPAEAISRVRELAALAFDAVGAEGLSRVDFFYTPDGELIINEINTMPGFTPKSMYPQMWAASGLDYAELIDELIHLALNRKTGLR comes from the coding sequence ATGTCCCAAGACACACCCATGACAGGGGAAACGGCCGGCAGCAGGAAACCGCGGGTAGCCGTGCTGTTCGGCGGCCGTTCCAGCGAGCACGCCGTTAGCTGCGTGACGGCAGCGGGCGTGCTCGGCGCCATCAACCGGGACAAGTATGAGGTTATCCCGATCGGGATTGCCAAGACCGGGCAATGGGTGCTGGCCCCGGCCGATACCGCGCAGTGGTCCCTGGCGGCCTCATCCTTGCCGGAGGTATCGCCGTCTTCCCAGACCGTGACGCTGGCCGAAATTGGCGGCGAGCACCAACTGATTGTCGCTTCCCCCAACGCGGTTCCACAGGAACTGGGCGCCGTGGACGTCGTCTTCCCGCTCCTGCACGGCCCCTTCGGTGAAGACGGAACCATCCAGGGACTCCTGGAATTGTCGGACACCCGCTACGTCGGGGCCGGCGTCCTGGCATCCGCCGTCGGCATGGACAAGCACTACATGAAGGTGGTCTTCGAAGCCGCCGGGCTCCGCGTCGGCCCCTACGTGGCGGTAAGTGACAGGCAGTGGCGCAAGGACCCCGAATCCGTCCGCAAACAGGTGGACCGCCTTGGCTTCCCCGTCTTCGTCAAGCCCGCCCGCGCGGGCTCGTCCATGGGCATTTCCAAGGTGGACTCCCTCGATGACCTTGACGCCGCCATTGAGGAAGCACGCCGGCACGACCTCAAACTCGTCATCGAGGCCGGAATCGTAGGACGCGAAATCGAGTGTGCGGTCCTGGAAGGCAGGGGTACGGACGCTCCCCGGACCTCGATGCCGGGGGAGATCTCCGTCTCCGGCGGAACCCACGAGTTCTACGATTTCAACGCCAAGTACGTCGAGGATGACGCCGCCGCCCTGAGCTGCCCGGCGGACATTCCGGCCGAAGCCATCTCGCGGGTCCGCGAGCTCGCTGCGCTTGCGTTCGATGCCGTGGGCGCCGAGGGCTTGAGCCGCGTCGACTTCTTCTACACCCCCGACGGTGAGCTGATCATCAACGAGATCAACACCATGCCCGGGTTCACGCCCAAGAGCATGTACCCCCAAATGTGGGCGGCCTCCGGACTGGACTACGCAGAGCTGATTGATGAACTCATCCACCTGGCGCTGAACCGCAAAACCGGCCTGCGCTAG
- the leuD gene encoding 3-isopropylmalate dehydratase small subunit, whose product MEKFTKHTGVGVPLRQSNVDTDQIIPAVYLKRITRTGFEDALFSAWRKDPSFILNQEPFTAGSVLVAGPDFGTGSSREHAVWALKDYGFKAVLSSRFADIFRGNSGKQGLLAAQVAQDDIELIWKELENAPGTEVTVDLESKTVVCGNIVAPFEIDDYTRWRLLEGLDDIGLTLQHEADITAYEATRPSFKPKTLPARLS is encoded by the coding sequence ATGGAAAAGTTCACCAAGCACACCGGCGTCGGCGTCCCGCTGCGCCAGAGCAACGTCGACACCGATCAGATCATCCCGGCGGTGTACCTCAAGCGCATCACCCGCACCGGGTTCGAGGACGCCTTGTTCTCGGCCTGGCGCAAGGATCCCTCGTTCATCCTCAACCAGGAGCCCTTCACCGCCGGGTCGGTGCTCGTGGCAGGCCCGGACTTCGGTACCGGTTCCTCCCGCGAACACGCCGTCTGGGCACTGAAGGACTACGGTTTCAAGGCCGTGCTGTCTTCCCGCTTCGCCGACATCTTCCGGGGCAACTCCGGCAAGCAGGGCCTGCTGGCCGCCCAGGTGGCGCAGGACGACATCGAACTGATCTGGAAAGAGCTCGAAAACGCGCCGGGAACCGAGGTCACCGTGGACCTTGAGTCCAAGACCGTAGTTTGCGGCAACATCGTTGCGCCGTTCGAGATCGACGATTACACCCGGTGGCGGCTCCTGGAAGGCCTGGACGACATCGGGCTGACCCTCCAGCACGAGGCCGACATCACGGCCTATGAGGCGACCCGCCCCAGCTTCAAGCCGAAGACGCTGCCCGCCCGGCTGTCCTAG
- the leuC gene encoding 3-isopropylmalate dehydratase large subunit: MAKTLAEKVWDAHVVRKGDGEGANAQPDLLFIDLHLVHEVTSPQAFEGLRLAGRPLRRPDLTIATEDHNTPTLDIDKPIADLTSRTQIQTLRNNCAEFGVRLHSLGDAEQGIVHVVGPQLGLTQPGMTVVCGDSHTSTHGAFGALAMGIGTSEVEHVMATQTLSLKPFKTMAINVEGTLRPGVTAKDIILAVIAKIGTGGGQGYVLEYRGSAIRALSMEARMTICNMSIEAGARAGMVAPDQTTYDYMHGRPHAPQGAEWDAAVEYWNTLRTDDDATFDVEVDLDADTLEPFVTWGTNPGQGVSLSQSVPNPADFGDENAKAAAERALQYMGLTAGTPMKEIRVDTVFLGSCTNSRMEDLRAAADIIRGRQKDPNIRMLVVPGSARVRLEAEAEGLDKVFKDFGAEWRFAGCSMCLGMNPDQLEVGERCASTSNRNFEGRQGKGGRTHLVSPVVAAATAVRGTLSSPSDLEPAPEPVVEPVETPSASHAA; the protein is encoded by the coding sequence ATGGCAAAGACATTGGCCGAGAAAGTCTGGGACGCGCACGTGGTGCGCAAAGGGGACGGCGAAGGAGCCAACGCCCAGCCCGACCTTCTCTTCATCGATCTCCACCTGGTCCACGAAGTCACGTCCCCGCAGGCCTTCGAAGGCCTGCGGCTCGCCGGCCGTCCGCTGCGCCGGCCGGACCTGACGATCGCCACCGAGGACCACAACACCCCCACGCTGGACATCGACAAGCCCATTGCCGACCTCACCAGCCGCACCCAGATCCAGACCCTGCGCAACAACTGCGCCGAGTTCGGCGTCCGCCTGCACAGCCTGGGCGACGCCGAGCAGGGCATCGTGCACGTGGTTGGGCCGCAGCTGGGCCTGACCCAGCCCGGAATGACGGTGGTCTGCGGCGATTCGCACACCTCCACCCACGGAGCCTTCGGTGCCCTGGCCATGGGCATCGGAACTTCTGAGGTGGAGCACGTCATGGCTACCCAGACCCTGTCGCTGAAGCCGTTCAAGACCATGGCCATCAACGTCGAGGGCACGCTGCGTCCGGGCGTCACTGCCAAGGATATTATCCTCGCCGTGATCGCCAAGATCGGCACCGGCGGCGGCCAGGGCTATGTCCTGGAGTACCGCGGCTCCGCCATCCGTGCGCTCTCCATGGAAGCGCGGATGACCATCTGCAACATGTCCATCGAGGCCGGCGCCCGGGCCGGCATGGTGGCGCCGGACCAGACCACCTACGACTACATGCATGGCCGCCCGCACGCCCCGCAGGGAGCGGAATGGGACGCCGCCGTCGAATACTGGAACACCCTGCGCACCGACGACGACGCCACGTTCGACGTCGAGGTTGACCTGGACGCCGACACGCTGGAGCCGTTCGTCACCTGGGGCACCAACCCTGGCCAGGGCGTTTCCCTCTCCCAGTCCGTCCCCAACCCGGCGGACTTCGGCGACGAGAATGCCAAGGCCGCCGCTGAACGGGCCCTGCAGTACATGGGCCTGACCGCCGGAACGCCGATGAAGGAGATCCGGGTGGACACCGTCTTCCTGGGCTCCTGCACCAACTCGCGGATGGAGGACCTCCGTGCAGCGGCTGACATCATCCGAGGCCGCCAAAAGGACCCCAACATCCGGATGCTGGTGGTGCCGGGTTCCGCACGCGTCCGTCTTGAAGCCGAAGCAGAGGGCCTGGACAAGGTCTTCAAGGACTTCGGCGCCGAGTGGCGCTTCGCCGGCTGCTCCATGTGCCTGGGCATGAACCCGGACCAGCTGGAGGTGGGGGAGCGCTGCGCCTCGACGTCCAACCGCAACTTCGAAGGACGGCAGGGCAAGGGCGGCCGCACCCACCTGGTTTCCCCGGTGGTGGCCGCAGCCACAGCCGTCCGCGGCACGCTCAGCTCGCCCTCGGACCTTGAGCCGGCCCCCGAACCGGTGGTTGAGCCTGTCGAAACCCCATCCGCAAGCCACGCAGCCTAG
- a CDS encoding NAD(P)H-dependent glycerol-3-phosphate dehydrogenase, producing the protein MTVDRRPGSARTVAVLGAGSWGTTFAKILADAATAAGTPRAIKVWGRRAEVVDQINQSHRNSDYLKDVVLPANITASTDVRQVLAGADLVVVAVPAQSLRPQLREWKDMIEPGAVVVSLMKGLELGTDARMSEVIKQELDLPFERIAVVSGPNLALEIAREEPTASVVACTDSATAGWLARTCTAPYFRPYTTSDVVGVEIGGIVKNVIALAVGICEGKEMGDNTKASVITRGLAETSRLALALGGEAKTMAGLAGLGDLVATCSSALSRNHTAGRLLGQGLTLEEVGRKMTQTAEGIKSGQAVHELAGKLGVEMPITAAVVAVLAGKLSVDQLGPVLLSRELKPEGDY; encoded by the coding sequence GTGACCGTTGACCGAAGGCCGGGATCGGCCCGTACGGTGGCTGTCCTGGGCGCCGGTTCGTGGGGCACGACCTTCGCGAAGATCCTTGCAGACGCAGCCACCGCCGCAGGGACCCCGCGCGCGATCAAGGTGTGGGGCAGGCGCGCCGAAGTGGTGGACCAGATCAACCAGAGCCACCGCAACAGCGACTACCTCAAGGACGTCGTCCTGCCCGCAAACATCACTGCGTCCACCGATGTCCGGCAGGTGCTGGCAGGGGCCGATCTTGTGGTCGTGGCCGTGCCTGCACAGTCCCTCCGCCCGCAGCTGCGTGAATGGAAGGACATGATCGAGCCCGGGGCCGTCGTCGTGTCCCTCATGAAGGGCCTCGAACTCGGTACGGACGCCCGCATGAGCGAGGTCATCAAGCAGGAATTGGACCTGCCGTTCGAACGCATCGCCGTGGTCTCCGGACCCAACCTGGCCTTGGAAATCGCGCGGGAGGAACCGACGGCATCAGTGGTGGCCTGCACGGATTCCGCGACCGCCGGGTGGCTCGCCAGGACCTGCACCGCACCCTACTTCCGTCCCTACACCACGTCGGACGTCGTCGGCGTCGAAATCGGCGGCATCGTCAAGAACGTGATCGCCCTGGCCGTGGGCATCTGTGAGGGCAAGGAAATGGGGGACAACACCAAGGCCTCGGTCATTACCCGGGGCCTGGCCGAAACCTCCCGCCTAGCCCTGGCGCTCGGCGGCGAGGCGAAGACCATGGCGGGCCTCGCCGGGCTCGGCGACCTCGTGGCAACGTGCTCGTCCGCACTGTCCCGGAACCACACTGCCGGCAGGCTCCTCGGCCAGGGACTGACACTCGAGGAGGTGGGCCGCAAGATGACCCAGACCGCCGAAGGCATCAAGTCCGGCCAGGCCGTGCACGAACTTGCCGGTAAGCTCGGCGTCGAAATGCCTATTACCGCCGCCGTCGTCGCGGTGCTGGCAGGCAAGTTGTCCGTTGACCAACTGGGGCCGGTTCTGCTGTCCCGGGAATTGAAACCTGAAGGCGATTACTGA
- a CDS encoding DUF3515 domain-containing protein, with protein sequence MHHPQLPLSTRATRMAVLGAVAALSLTSCSPVVDVSAAKDAANPACAPMMVALPDAIGDSPLRKTNSQATAAWGDPSLVILRCGVNVPGPTTDRCVTVNGVDWVIKEGDPVWTLTTYGREPATEILMDPDKISSATVLADLAGAAAKVPSVRNCVGQEDLQNLPQSK encoded by the coding sequence ATGCACCATCCCCAGCTGCCCCTGTCCACCCGTGCCACCAGGATGGCAGTTCTTGGGGCAGTCGCCGCCCTGTCCTTGACTTCGTGCTCCCCCGTGGTTGACGTCAGCGCCGCCAAGGACGCCGCCAATCCGGCCTGCGCGCCGATGATGGTGGCCCTTCCGGATGCGATCGGCGATTCCCCGCTGCGTAAGACCAACAGCCAGGCAACAGCGGCGTGGGGTGATCCCTCGCTGGTCATCCTCCGCTGCGGCGTCAACGTGCCAGGGCCGACGACGGACCGCTGCGTGACCGTCAACGGCGTCGACTGGGTCATCAAGGAAGGCGACCCGGTGTGGACGCTGACCACCTACGGGCGCGAACCGGCAACCGAAATCCTGATGGACCCGGACAAGATCAGCTCCGCAACAGTCCTTGCGGACCTGGCAGGCGCCGCCGCGAAAGTCCCGTCGGTGCGCAACTGCGTTGGCCAGGAAGACCTGCAGAACCTCCCGCAGAGCAAGTAG
- the murA gene encoding UDP-N-acetylglucosamine 1-carboxyvinyltransferase, giving the protein MSSVLTIRGGVPLTGRVSVRGAKNLVPKAMVAALLGNEPSVLRNVPEIKDVEVVTSLLQLHGVTVEKDPVSGDLTLDPTSAKTASSTAIDAHAGDSRIPILLCGPLIHAIGEAFIPDLGGCKIGDRPIDYHLDVLRQFGAVVEKRPGGIHISAPKGLHGAKISLPYPSVGATEQVLLSATRAEGITELSGAATEPEVIDLIAVLQKMGAIISVQTDRTIRIEGVRDLGGYNHRALSDRNESASWASAALVTRGDIFVEGASQRDMMTFLNTYRKVGGGMDIGEDGIRFYHKGGKLTPLVLETDVHPGFMTDWQQPLVVALTQAEGVSIVHETVYENRFGFTDALIRMGASIQVHRECLGSVPCRFGQRNFLHSAVISGPTQLKGTDIDVPDLRGGFSHLIAALAATGTSRVTGIDIINRGYERFTEKLAGLGADFDIATTK; this is encoded by the coding sequence ATGAGTAGTGTTCTGACAATCCGCGGCGGAGTTCCGCTTACAGGCCGCGTCAGCGTCCGCGGGGCAAAGAATCTTGTACCGAAGGCGATGGTGGCAGCACTGCTGGGCAACGAACCCTCGGTGTTGCGCAACGTGCCGGAGATCAAGGACGTAGAGGTCGTCACGTCCCTGTTGCAGCTGCACGGCGTGACCGTGGAGAAAGACCCGGTCAGCGGAGACCTCACCCTCGATCCGACGTCGGCCAAGACGGCCTCCAGCACGGCTATCGACGCGCACGCCGGTGATTCCCGGATCCCCATCCTGCTGTGCGGCCCCCTGATCCACGCGATCGGTGAAGCCTTCATCCCCGATCTCGGCGGCTGCAAGATCGGCGACCGTCCCATCGACTACCACCTGGACGTCCTGCGCCAGTTCGGCGCCGTCGTGGAAAAACGCCCCGGCGGGATCCACATTTCGGCACCCAAGGGACTGCACGGAGCCAAGATCTCGTTGCCGTACCCTTCCGTGGGAGCCACCGAACAGGTCCTCCTCAGCGCCACCCGCGCGGAAGGCATCACGGAGCTGTCCGGTGCCGCCACTGAGCCGGAGGTCATCGACCTCATTGCCGTGCTGCAGAAGATGGGCGCCATCATCAGCGTCCAGACGGACCGGACCATCCGCATCGAGGGTGTCCGCGACCTCGGCGGCTACAACCACCGTGCGCTGTCTGACCGCAACGAGTCCGCGTCCTGGGCCTCGGCTGCCCTGGTCACCCGCGGCGACATCTTCGTTGAGGGCGCATCCCAGCGGGACATGATGACCTTCCTGAACACCTACCGCAAAGTGGGCGGCGGAATGGACATCGGCGAGGACGGCATCCGCTTCTACCACAAGGGCGGCAAGCTCACCCCGCTGGTCCTTGAAACGGACGTGCACCCCGGATTCATGACGGACTGGCAGCAGCCCCTGGTGGTCGCATTGACCCAGGCCGAGGGGGTCTCGATCGTCCACGAAACCGTGTACGAGAACCGGTTCGGCTTCACCGACGCACTCATCCGGATGGGCGCCAGCATCCAGGTCCACCGCGAGTGCCTCGGCAGCGTCCCGTGCCGGTTCGGCCAGCGCAACTTCCTGCATTCTGCAGTCATCTCCGGCCCCACCCAGCTCAAGGGAACCGACATCGACGTGCCCGACCTGCGCGGCGGGTTCAGCCACCTCATTGCTGCCTTGGCAGCCACCGGAACCTCCCGGGTCACGGGCATCGACATCATCAACCGCGGCTACGAGCGCTTCACCGAAAAGCTCGCGGGCCTCGGTGCCGATTTCGACATCGCGACCACGAAGTAG
- a CDS encoding IclR family transcriptional regulator gives MDNSSGVGVIDKAAQVLDALEAGPTTLAQLVAATGLARPTVHRLALALVHHRLVSRDIQGRFVLGSRLVELASAAGEDRLIASAGPVLMQLRDATGESAQIFRRQGDWRVCVASAERPIGLRDTIPVGTQLSMKAGSAAQVLLAWEDHDRLLEGLQSARFTPTVLAGVRRRGWGQSLGEREPGVASVSAPVRGPSGRVIAAVSISGPIERLTRQPGRLHAEVVCNAGRILTEALRKNND, from the coding sequence ATGGACAATTCTAGTGGAGTCGGCGTCATTGATAAAGCAGCCCAGGTGCTCGATGCACTTGAGGCCGGACCCACCACGCTGGCACAGCTTGTGGCCGCCACCGGCCTGGCCCGGCCCACCGTCCACCGGCTGGCCCTGGCACTCGTCCACCACCGGCTGGTCAGCCGCGACATCCAGGGCCGGTTCGTCCTTGGCAGCAGGCTAGTGGAACTGGCCTCGGCCGCGGGCGAGGACCGCCTGATCGCCTCCGCCGGGCCCGTCCTCATGCAGCTGCGGGACGCCACCGGCGAAAGCGCGCAAATCTTCCGCCGGCAGGGCGACTGGCGGGTGTGCGTTGCATCCGCCGAACGCCCCATCGGCCTGCGCGACACCATCCCCGTGGGCACGCAGCTGTCCATGAAGGCAGGCTCCGCCGCCCAGGTGCTGCTCGCCTGGGAGGATCACGACCGCCTCCTCGAGGGCCTGCAGTCCGCGCGCTTTACACCCACAGTCCTGGCAGGCGTACGACGACGGGGCTGGGGCCAGAGCCTCGGCGAACGTGAGCCCGGGGTCGCCTCCGTCTCCGCACCGGTGCGGGGACCGTCCGGCCGGGTGATCGCCGCCGTCTCCATTTCCGGCCCGATCGAGAGGCTGACCCGCCAGCCCGGACGCCTGCACGCCGAAGTCGTCTGCAACGCCGGCCGCATCCTGACCGAAGCGCTGCGCAAAAACAACGACTAA